A window from Streptomyces sp. NBC_00335 encodes these proteins:
- a CDS encoding SCO family protein → MRTTRVTLAALVAAAALTLTACGGEPAKNGQVTQISENQAKAGSATVLDRPFDKPDVVLTDTTGKPWNLREQTKGKPTLIYFGYTRCPDVCPLTMSNIAVAKKALPKADQDKLQVVFITTDPERDTPESLGSWLKAQDPAFTGLTGDFATIQAAARTLGIGIEAAKTDAAGNVVSMHGAQVIAFSPKTDEGYLLYGESTTVDDYTKDLPKVVKGENP, encoded by the coding sequence ATGCGCACCACACGTGTGACGCTCGCCGCCCTCGTGGCGGCGGCCGCCCTCACCCTCACCGCCTGCGGTGGCGAACCGGCCAAGAACGGCCAGGTCACCCAGATCAGCGAGAACCAGGCGAAAGCCGGCTCCGCCACCGTGCTCGACCGCCCCTTCGACAAGCCGGACGTCGTCCTCACGGACACCACCGGCAAGCCGTGGAACCTGCGCGAGCAGACCAAGGGCAAGCCGACGCTCATCTACTTCGGCTACACCCGCTGCCCCGACGTGTGCCCCCTGACGATGAGCAACATCGCCGTCGCCAAGAAGGCACTTCCCAAGGCCGACCAAGACAAGCTCCAGGTCGTCTTCATCACCACCGACCCGGAACGGGACACTCCCGAATCCCTCGGCTCGTGGCTCAAGGCCCAGGACCCGGCATTCACCGGGCTGACCGGGGACTTCGCCACCATCCAGGCCGCCGCACGCACCCTCGGCATCGGTATCGAGGCCGCCAAGACGGACGCCGCCGGCAACGTCGTGTCCATGCACGGCGCCCAGGTCATCGCCTTCTCGCCCAAGACCGACGAGGGATACCTCCTCTACGGCGAGAGCACCACCGTCGATGACTACACCAAGGACCTGCCGAAGGTCGTCAAGGGAGAGAACCCGTGA
- a CDS encoding copper chaperone PCu(A)C: MNTRTTSTRTLAVALSLTAALAISGCSSDGKDSGSASGGAPKLTVSGGYMPQPVNDEMAGAFMVIKNDSKTADKLTGATSPLSDDLQIHETKDQKMQQVQSMDVPANGELKLARGGSHVMFMGLKNTPKVGDKVTIELRFEKSGPVKVELDVKERTYKAPTSSDGTAH; this comes from the coding sequence GTGAACACCCGCACCACCAGCACCCGCACCCTCGCCGTCGCCCTCTCCCTGACGGCCGCGCTCGCCATATCCGGCTGCTCCTCGGACGGCAAGGACTCCGGATCCGCTTCCGGTGGCGCTCCGAAGCTGACGGTCAGCGGCGGCTACATGCCGCAGCCCGTGAACGACGAGATGGCCGGCGCGTTCATGGTCATCAAGAACGACTCCAAGACGGCCGACAAGCTGACCGGCGCCACGAGCCCGCTCTCCGACGATCTGCAGATCCACGAGACCAAGGATCAGAAGATGCAGCAGGTGCAGTCCATGGACGTGCCCGCGAACGGCGAGCTGAAGCTGGCGCGCGGCGGCAGCCACGTCATGTTCATGGGGCTCAAGAACACCCCCAAGGTCGGTGACAAGGTCACCATCGAACTGCGCTTCGAGAAGTCCGGCCCGGTCAAGGTCGAGCTGGACGTCAAGGAGCGGACGTACAAGGCTCCGACATCCTCCGATGGCACCGCCCACTGA
- a CDS encoding YcnI family copper-binding membrane protein, with the protein MKTSRVSFAAALAAGSVLLLSGTAFAHVGVQPGEATKGGYATINFKVPNERDGASTTQLEVNFPVDQPLSSVMPQDVPGWTVNVEKTKLDKPLTVHGKQINEAVTKVTWSGGKIEPGKFQQFPLSVGKLPDSTDKMVFKAIQTYDNGEIVRWIEEPKEGAAEPQNPAPVLKLIAAPAGGDHHDAAAKTDGDKNGAAADHKDGHDTAAAKSGSDTTARALGIAGIVIGLGGVAFGIASRRRTS; encoded by the coding sequence ATGAAGACCTCTCGCGTCTCCTTCGCCGCCGCCCTCGCCGCCGGTTCCGTCCTCCTCCTCTCCGGTACGGCCTTCGCCCACGTCGGCGTGCAGCCCGGCGAGGCCACCAAGGGCGGCTACGCGACAATCAACTTCAAGGTCCCCAACGAGCGGGACGGCGCCTCGACGACCCAGCTGGAAGTCAACTTCCCCGTCGACCAGCCGCTGTCCTCCGTCATGCCGCAGGACGTTCCCGGCTGGACCGTGAACGTGGAGAAGACCAAGCTCGACAAGCCGCTCACCGTGCACGGCAAGCAGATCAACGAGGCCGTCACCAAGGTGACCTGGTCGGGCGGCAAGATCGAGCCCGGCAAGTTCCAGCAGTTCCCGCTGTCCGTCGGCAAGCTGCCCGACAGCACGGACAAGATGGTCTTCAAGGCGATCCAGACCTACGACAACGGCGAGATCGTCCGCTGGATCGAAGAGCCCAAGGAAGGCGCCGCGGAGCCGCAGAACCCGGCGCCCGTCCTGAAGCTGATCGCCGCCCCGGCCGGCGGCGACCACCACGACGCCGCCGCGAAGACGGACGGCGACAAGAACGGCGCCGCGGCCGACCACAAGGACGGCCACGACACGGCCGCCGCCAAGAGCGGCTCCGACACGACCGCGCGGGCCCTCGGCATCGCCGGCATCGTCATCGGACTCGGCGGCGTGGCCTTCGGTATCGCCTCGCGGCGCCGCACCTCCTGA
- a CDS encoding aminopeptidase P family protein — protein sequence MADELTPETPEEEQPKKKHKQRKNGLYPGVSEELAASMRTGWADTELRGLEPIAQAAHTAARRSALSRRFPGERLVVPAGRLKTRSNDTEYPFRASTEYAYLTGDQTENGVLVLEPAGETGHHATVYLLPRSDRENGEFWLSGSGELWVGRRHSLTEAEQLLGIPAKDVRKLAEELTEAEGPVRAVRGHDSVIETALTDKVTKERDEELRVYLSEARAVKDAFEIGELQKAVDSTVRGFEDVVKVLDKAEATSERYIEGTFFLRARVEGNDVGYGSICAAGPHACTLHWVRNDGDVRSGDLLLLDAGVETHSLYTADVTRTLPINGTYTDIQRKIYDAVYESQEAGIAAVKPGAKFRDFHDASQHVLAEKLVEWGLLEGPVERVLELGLQRRWTLHGTGHMLGMDVHDCAAARTEAYVDGTLEPGMCLTVEPGLYFQADDLTVPQEYRGIGVRIEDDILVTEDGNRNLSAGLPRTSDEVEAWMARLKG from the coding sequence GTGGCTGACGAGCTCACCCCGGAGACCCCGGAAGAAGAGCAGCCCAAGAAGAAGCACAAGCAGCGCAAGAACGGGCTGTACCCGGGTGTCAGCGAGGAGCTCGCCGCGAGCATGCGCACGGGCTGGGCAGACACCGAGCTGCGCGGACTGGAGCCGATCGCTCAGGCCGCGCACACCGCCGCCCGCCGCTCCGCACTGTCCCGGCGCTTCCCCGGTGAGCGTCTCGTCGTCCCCGCCGGGCGGCTGAAGACGCGCTCGAACGACACCGAGTACCCCTTCCGCGCCTCGACCGAGTACGCGTACCTCACCGGCGACCAGACCGAGAACGGCGTCCTGGTCCTGGAGCCCGCGGGGGAGACCGGCCACCACGCCACCGTCTACCTGCTGCCCCGCTCCGACCGCGAGAACGGCGAGTTCTGGCTCTCCGGCAGCGGTGAGCTGTGGGTCGGCCGCCGCCACTCCCTCACGGAGGCCGAGCAGCTCCTGGGCATCCCGGCCAAGGACGTCCGTAAGCTCGCCGAGGAGCTGACCGAGGCCGAGGGCCCGGTCCGCGCCGTGCGCGGTCACGACTCCGTCATCGAGACCGCCCTGACCGACAAGGTCACCAAGGAGCGCGACGAGGAGCTGCGCGTCTACCTCTCCGAGGCCCGCGCCGTGAAGGACGCGTTCGAGATCGGCGAGCTGCAGAAGGCCGTCGACTCCACCGTCCGCGGCTTCGAGGACGTCGTGAAGGTGCTCGACAAGGCCGAGGCCACCTCCGAGCGCTACATCGAGGGCACGTTCTTCCTGCGCGCCCGCGTCGAGGGCAACGACGTCGGCTACGGCTCCATCTGCGCCGCCGGTCCGCACGCCTGCACCCTGCACTGGGTCCGCAACGACGGCGACGTCCGCTCCGGCGACCTGCTGCTGCTCGACGCCGGTGTGGAGACCCACTCCCTCTACACCGCCGACGTCACGCGCACGCTGCCGATCAACGGCACGTACACCGACATCCAGCGCAAGATCTACGACGCGGTCTACGAGTCCCAGGAAGCCGGCATCGCCGCCGTCAAGCCGGGTGCGAAGTTCCGCGACTTCCACGACGCCTCGCAGCACGTGCTCGCCGAGAAGCTCGTCGAGTGGGGCCTGCTGGAGGGCCCGGTCGAGCGCGTCCTGGAGCTCGGCCTGCAGCGCCGCTGGACCCTGCACGGCACCGGCCACATGCTCGGCATGGACGTCCACGACTGCGCCGCCGCGCGCACCGAGGCGTACGTCGACGGCACGCTGGAGCCCGGGATGTGCCTGACCGTCGAGCCCGGTCTGTACTTCCAGGCCGACGACCTGACCGTGCCGCAGGAGTACCGCGGCATCGGCGTCCGGATCGAGGACGACATCCTCGTCACCGAGGACGGCAACCGGAACCTGTCGGCCGGTCTGCCCCGCACCTCGGACGAGGTCGAGGCGTGGATGGCACGGCTCAAGGGCTGA
- a CDS encoding glycerophosphodiester phosphodiesterase: MTHATPRSIQVVAHRGASEDAPEHTLAAYRKAIEDGADALECDVRLTADGHLVLVHDRRVNRTSNGRGAVSALELADLAALDFGSWKDREESPDWDADPERTSVLTLERLLELVADAGRPVQLAIETKHPTRWAGQVEERLLFLLKRFALDAPPAEGPHPVRVMSFSARSLHRMRAAVPTVPTVYLMQFISPRMRDGRLPAGVRIAGPGMRIVRNHPGFIRKLQAAGHSVHVWTVNDPEDVQLCADLGVEAIITNRPRQVLSQLGR, from the coding sequence GTGACCCACGCAACGCCGCGCTCCATCCAGGTCGTCGCCCACCGCGGCGCCTCGGAGGATGCCCCCGAACACACGCTGGCCGCCTACCGCAAGGCCATCGAGGACGGGGCCGACGCCCTCGAATGCGACGTCCGGCTCACGGCGGACGGCCATCTGGTCCTGGTCCACGACCGGCGGGTGAACCGCACCTCGAACGGCCGCGGCGCCGTCTCCGCCCTGGAGCTGGCCGATCTCGCCGCCCTGGACTTCGGCTCGTGGAAGGACCGGGAGGAGTCTCCCGACTGGGACGCGGACCCCGAGCGGACCTCCGTACTCACCCTGGAGCGGCTGCTGGAGCTGGTCGCGGACGCCGGGCGGCCGGTACAGCTGGCGATCGAGACGAAGCACCCCACCCGCTGGGCCGGACAGGTGGAGGAGCGGCTGCTCTTCCTCCTCAAGCGCTTCGCACTGGACGCCCCGCCCGCCGAGGGGCCGCACCCGGTCCGGGTGATGAGCTTCTCCGCGCGCTCCCTGCACCGGATGCGGGCGGCCGTGCCGACGGTCCCGACCGTCTACCTGATGCAGTTCATCTCGCCACGGATGCGGGACGGCCGGCTGCCGGCCGGCGTGCGGATCGCGGGACCGGGGATGCGGATCGTCCGCAACCACCCGGGCTTCATCCGCAAACTTCAGGCCGCCGGGCATTCCGTTCACGTGTGGACCGTGAACGATCCTGAAGATGTTCAGCTCTGCGCTGATCTAGGCGTGGAAGCGATCATCACGAACAGGCCGCGACAGGTTTTGTCACAGCTGGGCCGCTGA
- a CDS encoding bifunctional DNA primase/polymerase yields MREILGRRLQRLRNRLQSLRPAPPQGDAPALLEAALTCANIWNWPVLPGVGRSGADSSRCACPDPDCVVPGAHPFDPGLLAATTDPRMVSWWWANRAGAPILLATGGSAPCAVSLPAAAAARAVVRLDAEGMRLGPIVATPTRWSLLVAPYSLERLGEILYAKDHVPSSLRFHGEGGYLLLPPSTAIDGGQVRWEREPAGAGEIWLPEVEAVVDALVEASSGAPGGGSRLAY; encoded by the coding sequence ATGCGCGAGATCCTCGGAAGGCGTCTCCAGCGGCTCCGTAATCGCTTGCAATCCCTGCGTCCCGCCCCGCCGCAGGGTGATGCGCCGGCTCTTCTCGAAGCGGCGCTGACCTGCGCCAACATCTGGAACTGGCCCGTGTTGCCGGGCGTCGGACGCTCCGGCGCCGACAGTTCCCGGTGCGCCTGCCCCGACCCCGACTGCGTCGTGCCCGGCGCGCACCCCTTCGATCCCGGGCTGCTCGCGGCCACCACCGACCCCCGGATGGTGTCCTGGTGGTGGGCCAACCGGGCGGGTGCCCCGATCCTGCTGGCCACCGGCGGGAGCGCGCCCTGCGCGGTGAGCCTGCCCGCCGCGGCGGCCGCGCGTGCCGTCGTACGACTGGACGCCGAGGGGATGCGGCTCGGGCCGATCGTGGCCACCCCCACGCGGTGGTCGCTGCTCGTGGCGCCGTACTCGCTGGAGCGGCTCGGCGAGATCCTCTACGCCAAGGACCACGTGCCCTCCTCGCTGCGTTTCCACGGCGAGGGCGGCTACTTGCTGCTGCCACCCTCCACCGCGATCGACGGTGGCCAGGTCCGGTGGGAGCGCGAGCCCGCGGGTGCCGGAGAGATCTGGCTGCCCGAGGTGGAGGCGGTCGTGGACGCACTGGTGGAGGCGAGCAGCGGAGCCCCGGGCGGCGGAAGCCGGCTCGCGTACTGA
- a CDS encoding DUF5926 family protein: MAKKRPAAKSAKPQLNNGEIPVVGAREPCPCGSGRRYKACHGAAAAHAVTEHVARPFEGLPGECDWVALRELVPAATVPLTLKGGLPEGVPSVTLVTVLPLASPALRREDGSVLLGLQNDSTSGDLARDMADTLERALVAEPGTVVAARRVPAEGPRLQDLLSVDGGFEPVVHSGFEFWIPEAESAQNASPEIAASLERANAAAIPTVKLTGVDAAYWCETPDKNHLRWVMPHPEEKLLDALARLSAAGTSSLGEGTKLVGSFRAHGLMVPVWDLPTGVSAEDVEKPAAELAERLAAALATDAPLTTEERRARGGLTNRQVTLS; encoded by the coding sequence ATGGCCAAGAAGCGCCCCGCCGCGAAGTCCGCAAAGCCGCAGCTCAACAACGGGGAGATCCCGGTGGTGGGCGCCCGCGAGCCCTGCCCCTGCGGATCCGGGCGCCGTTACAAGGCCTGCCACGGCGCGGCCGCCGCCCACGCCGTCACCGAGCACGTGGCGCGGCCGTTCGAGGGCCTGCCCGGCGAGTGCGACTGGGTGGCGCTGCGCGAGCTCGTCCCCGCTGCCACCGTGCCGCTCACCCTCAAGGGCGGACTGCCCGAGGGCGTCCCCTCCGTCACGCTGGTGACCGTACTCCCGCTGGCCTCGCCGGCTCTGCGCCGCGAGGACGGCTCCGTCCTGCTCGGCCTGCAGAACGACTCGACCAGCGGCGACCTCGCCCGGGACATGGCCGACACCCTGGAGCGCGCGCTCGTCGCCGAGCCCGGCACCGTCGTCGCGGCCCGCCGGGTTCCGGCCGAGGGTCCGCGACTTCAGGATCTCCTGTCCGTGGACGGCGGTTTCGAGCCGGTTGTCCACAGCGGGTTCGAATTCTGGATTCCGGAAGCGGAGAGCGCCCAGAACGCCTCCCCGGAGATCGCCGCCTCGCTGGAGCGCGCCAACGCCGCCGCCATCCCGACCGTCAAGCTGACCGGCGTGGATGCCGCCTACTGGTGCGAGACCCCGGACAAGAACCACCTGCGCTGGGTCATGCCGCACCCCGAGGAGAAGCTGCTCGACGCGCTCGCGCGGCTGTCCGCCGCGGGCACGTCCTCGCTCGGCGAGGGCACCAAGCTGGTCGGCTCCTTCCGCGCCCACGGCCTGATGGTCCCCGTCTGGGACCTGCCGACCGGAGTCTCGGCCGAGGACGTGGAGAAGCCCGCGGCCGAGCTCGCGGAGCGGCTCGCCGCGGCCCTCGCGACGGACGCGCCGCTGACCACGGAGGAGCGCCGCGCCCGCGGTGGCCTCACCAACCGCCAGGTCACGCTCAGCTGA
- a CDS encoding ATP-binding protein, translating into MSIWWSLHLRREAASVPLARRLLLGTMETAGVDPDISFDLSVALSEACANAVEHGGREPVPRCGYPDDATYPDDATYTDDAAPGGGSPDGTGAYHVTAYLDGDRCRIEVSDSGPGFPPATVARRRPSLAEHGRGLHLIEELADHVRFRNRPGRGAVVSFDKMLKWRDDSLLKVS; encoded by the coding sequence ATGAGCATCTGGTGGTCTCTCCACTTGAGGCGCGAAGCAGCGAGTGTGCCCCTCGCGAGGCGACTGCTGCTGGGGACGATGGAGACCGCGGGGGTGGACCCGGACATCTCCTTCGACCTGTCGGTGGCGCTGAGCGAGGCGTGCGCGAACGCGGTGGAGCACGGTGGCCGCGAACCCGTCCCGCGCTGCGGGTACCCGGACGACGCGACGTACCCGGACGACGCGACATACACGGACGACGCGGCCCCGGGCGGCGGATCCCCGGACGGGACCGGGGCGTACCACGTCACGGCCTATCTGGACGGGGACCGCTGCCGCATCGAGGTGAGCGACTCGGGCCCGGGGTTCCCGCCCGCGACGGTGGCCCGCCGCAGACCGTCCCTGGCCGAGCACGGCCGGGGACTGCACCTGATCGAGGAGCTCGCCGACCACGTCCGCTTCCGCAACCGGCCGGGCCGGGGCGCCGTGGTCAGCTTCGACAAGATGCTGAAGTGGCGGGACGACTCGCTGCTGAAGGTGTCGTAG
- a CDS encoding S1C family serine protease — MSTENEGTAAPTPPAAPPVPPVAAPVDAAPAAPVAPPAPAPVEPVTQQLPPTPAPGAEPTQQLPHTPAAQPAAAVQPPAPAPAPAYAENPVPPVTPAYAEAPAAAYAQAPAPQAMGAEGWPPPPPAAPAYGAGDGQGGGGWGVPLATDGAPQPKRKGKGGMIAGVLAAALLAGGVGGGVGYWAADRSANGSGSTTVSAGNTPKELKRDPGSVAGLAAGALPSVVTIEASAGDGEGGTGTGFVYDQQGHILTNNHVVASAANGGKLSATFSDGKKYEAEVVGRAQGYDVAVIKLKNPPSGLKPLPLGDSDKVAVGDSTIAIGAPFGLSNTVTTGIVSAKNRPVASGDGSSGKNSYMSALQTDASINPGNSGGPLLDGRGAVIGINSAIQSAGNGGFGGGQAGSIGLGFAIPVNQAKNVAESLIKTGKPVYPVISVSVDLAAKTDGAKISESGASASELVDPNGPAGKAGLKPGDIITELGGKPIDSGPTLISEIWTYKPGDTVKLTYLRGGKPTTVDITLGSRVGDK, encoded by the coding sequence GTGAGCACCGAGAACGAGGGCACCGCGGCCCCGACGCCCCCCGCGGCTCCGCCCGTACCCCCGGTGGCCGCGCCCGTCGACGCCGCGCCCGCTGCCCCCGTCGCGCCGCCCGCGCCCGCGCCCGTGGAGCCGGTGACGCAGCAGTTGCCGCCGACGCCCGCGCCCGGCGCCGAGCCGACCCAGCAGCTCCCCCACACCCCGGCGGCGCAGCCCGCCGCTGCCGTCCAGCCTCCGGCCCCGGCTCCGGCTCCCGCATATGCCGAGAACCCGGTCCCGCCGGTCACCCCGGCGTACGCCGAGGCTCCCGCTGCTGCCTACGCCCAGGCCCCCGCGCCGCAGGCGATGGGCGCCGAGGGCTGGCCTCCCCCGCCGCCCGCGGCCCCGGCGTACGGGGCCGGCGACGGCCAGGGCGGTGGCGGCTGGGGCGTGCCCCTGGCCACCGACGGCGCACCGCAGCCCAAGCGGAAGGGCAAGGGCGGCATGATCGCGGGCGTCCTCGCGGCGGCGCTCCTCGCGGGCGGCGTAGGCGGCGGCGTCGGCTACTGGGCGGCCGACCGGAGCGCCAACGGCTCCGGCTCCACCACGGTCAGCGCGGGCAACACGCCCAAGGAGCTCAAGCGCGATCCGGGCTCCGTCGCGGGCCTGGCCGCAGGCGCGCTGCCCAGCGTCGTCACCATCGAGGCCTCGGCCGGCGACGGCGAGGGCGGCACCGGCACCGGGTTCGTCTACGACCAGCAGGGCCACATCCTCACGAACAACCACGTGGTGGCCTCCGCGGCCAACGGCGGCAAGCTCAGCGCGACCTTCTCCGACGGCAAGAAGTACGAGGCCGAGGTCGTCGGCCGGGCCCAGGGGTACGACGTCGCCGTCATCAAGCTGAAGAACCCGCCGTCCGGGCTCAAGCCGCTGCCCCTCGGCGACTCCGACAAGGTCGCCGTCGGCGACTCGACCATCGCGATCGGCGCTCCGTTCGGCCTGTCCAACACGGTCACCACCGGCATCGTCAGCGCCAAGAACCGCCCGGTCGCCTCGGGCGACGGCTCCAGCGGCAAGAACTCGTACATGAGCGCCCTCCAGACGGACGCCTCGATCAACCCGGGCAACTCCGGCGGTCCGCTGCTCGACGGCCGCGGCGCGGTCATCGGCATCAACTCCGCGATCCAGTCGGCCGGCAACGGCGGCTTCGGCGGCGGCCAGGCCGGCTCCATCGGCCTCGGTTTCGCGATCCCGGTCAACCAGGCGAAGAACGTCGCCGAATCGCTGATCAAGACGGGCAAGCCGGTCTACCCGGTGATCTCGGTCTCCGTGGACCTCGCGGCCAAGACCGACGGCGCGAAGATCTCCGAGTCGGGTGCCTCGGCCAGCGAGCTGGTCGACCCGAACGGCCCGGCGGGCAAGGCGGGGCTGAAGCCCGGCGACATCATCACCGAGCTCGGCGGCAAGCCGATCGACAGCG
- a CDS encoding PP2C family protein-serine/threonine phosphatase produces the protein MLDIAPRVRVDVDPLIAAQHDLGVCDAIWRIAPAGKADAMSAPHLPKVAGIDPAVTASPHTVAPTPAPTAVSTSTSPRTVHTPAQGPAASSVIQDRLAGMVSDLTTLHELTERLARASDLTASLQEFLRAGAALVGARRGLIVLEPSDGLGPTTTIGLGLGHADLGHIETVPRSATSYGRILDGLPDANGGSEVLPEPGTTAGPGGDAYGATVDPRHREVAARLGYAASYALPLTAEATGRLGAAVWLYDEQAEPSDRQRDLAGLYVRHAAEHLARMLEVERARSSLATVAEELLPSRLPRIPGVQLAARHHTGPHGGGDWYDALPLPEGALGLAVGSVTGSGPSAVAAMGRLRASLRAYAVMEGEDPVAVLSDLELLLRLTEPARSATALFAYCEPAGGPNSNGRGRKLILAGAGHTPPLLIGERRTEYVETTLSAPLGMLSCWEAPSVEIEPAPGETVLLYTDGLLRRTGDPMDRAYARLHAAAAGIPRSVREDPAAICDHILRTVLPDGGGDGPVSPADASEDIVLLAARFE, from the coding sequence ATGCTGGACATCGCTCCTCGTGTGCGTGTAGATGTGGATCCATTGATAGCGGCGCAGCATGATCTGGGGGTTTGCGATGCTATATGGCGAATCGCACCAGCTGGAAAGGCGGACGCCATGAGCGCCCCGCATCTGCCGAAAGTGGCTGGAATCGATCCAGCTGTCACAGCGTCCCCGCACACTGTGGCGCCCACACCGGCGCCCACGGCCGTGTCCACATCGACGAGCCCGCGAACGGTCCACACACCGGCGCAGGGCCCCGCCGCGAGCTCGGTCATTCAGGACCGCCTCGCGGGCATGGTCTCCGACCTCACCACCCTCCACGAGCTCACCGAGCGGCTCGCCCGCGCCAGTGACCTCACCGCCTCCCTCCAGGAGTTCCTGCGGGCGGGTGCGGCCCTCGTGGGCGCCCGTCGCGGCCTGATCGTCCTGGAGCCCTCCGACGGACTCGGCCCCACCACCACGATCGGCCTCGGGCTCGGCCACGCCGACCTCGGCCACATCGAGACGGTGCCGCGCAGCGCCACCTCCTACGGCCGCATCCTCGACGGCCTGCCCGACGCCAACGGCGGCTCGGAGGTCCTGCCCGAGCCCGGTACGACCGCCGGCCCCGGCGGCGACGCGTACGGCGCCACCGTCGACCCCCGCCACCGCGAGGTCGCCGCCCGTCTCGGCTACGCCGCCAGCTACGCGCTGCCGCTGACCGCCGAGGCCACCGGCCGGCTCGGCGCGGCCGTCTGGCTCTACGACGAACAGGCCGAGCCCAGCGACCGCCAGCGCGACCTGGCCGGTCTGTACGTCCGGCACGCCGCCGAGCACCTGGCCCGGATGCTGGAGGTGGAGCGCGCCCGCTCCAGCCTGGCCACCGTCGCCGAGGAACTGCTGCCCAGCCGGCTCCCCCGGATCCCCGGGGTCCAGCTCGCCGCCCGGCACCACACCGGCCCGCACGGCGGAGGCGACTGGTACGACGCGCTGCCGCTGCCTGAGGGCGCCCTCGGGCTGGCCGTCGGCTCCGTCACCGGCTCGGGACCGAGCGCCGTCGCCGCGATGGGGCGGCTGCGCGCCTCGCTGCGGGCGTACGCCGTCATGGAGGGCGAGGACCCCGTCGCCGTCCTGTCCGACCTGGAGCTGCTGCTGCGCCTGACCGAGCCCGCGCGCTCGGCGACCGCGCTGTTCGCCTACTGCGAGCCCGCCGGGGGCCCGAACTCGAACGGCCGGGGGAGGAAGCTCATCCTGGCCGGCGCCGGGCACACCCCGCCGCTGCTGATCGGCGAGCGGCGCACCGAGTACGTGGAGACCACCCTCTCCGCACCGCTCGGCATGCTGTCCTGCTGGGAGGCTCCGAGCGTGGAGATCGAGCCCGCGCCGGGAGAAACGGTGCTGCTGTACACGGACGGGCTGCTCCGCCGCACCGGGGACCCGATGGACCGGGCGTACGCGCGGCTGCACGCCGCGGCCGCGGGGATCCCCCGTAGCGTCCGCGAGGACCCGGCCGCCATCTGCGACCACATCCTGCGGACGGTGCTGCCGGACGGCGGCGGGGACGGTCCCGTTTCCCCGGCGGACGCCTCCGAGGACATCGTGCTGCTCGCGGCGCGGTTCGAGTGA